One window from the genome of Sulfodiicoccus acidiphilus encodes:
- a CDS encoding YidH family protein, with protein sequence MANERTFLAWVRTGIALIGFGFVIAKFALFLEVIRSSKLIPYGSVIYGEVMIFLGGAAIVYGLYTYIEAELSLDKGTYRPRKVENTIFALTVLLVSIALALLLV encoded by the coding sequence ATGGCCAATGAGAGGACGTTTCTCGCCTGGGTTAGGACCGGCATAGCTTTGATAGGATTTGGATTCGTGATCGCCAAGTTCGCCCTCTTCCTAGAAGTAATAAGGTCTTCCAAGCTCATTCCATATGGGTCGGTAATCTACGGGGAGGTAATGATATTCCTTGGAGGGGCCGCCATCGTTTACGGGCTTTACACATACATTGAAGCGGAGTTGTCGCTAGACAAGGGAACCTACAGGCCGAGGAAGGTCGAGAACACAATCTTTGCCTTGACCGTTTTGCTAGTTTCCATAGCCCTGGCTTTACTTCTAGTTTGA